One Streptomyces coeruleorubidus DNA segment encodes these proteins:
- a CDS encoding IS5 family transposase, with the protein MVRRKPWEVSDELWAVIEPLLPKHERRFRHPGRKRIDDRKTLQGVLFVLYTGIQWEYLPQELGFGSGPTCWRRLAEWQEAGVWEELQRVLLDRLRAADRLDFSRVTVDASHVQAKRGRSSPKVGPSPVDRARPGSKHHVLTDAHGTPLRVSLTGGHRNDVTQLLPLVDGLPPVRGKRGRPRRKPRTLYADRGYDHDIYRRRLRERGIVPKIARRGQAHGSGLGRVRWVAESAIAWLHGPRRLRTRWDARDDMHDAFLQLAHCMTLARKHPAF; encoded by the coding sequence CTGGTGCGGCGCAAGCCGTGGGAGGTCAGTGACGAGCTGTGGGCGGTGATCGAGCCGCTGCTGCCGAAGCATGAACGGCGGTTCCGGCACCCGGGGCGCAAGCGGATCGATGACCGCAAAACGCTGCAGGGTGTGCTGTTCGTCCTCTACACCGGAATCCAATGGGAGTACCTGCCGCAGGAGTTGGGGTTCGGTTCCGGTCCTACCTGCTGGCGGCGGCTGGCCGAATGGCAGGAGGCCGGGGTGTGGGAGGAACTCCAGCGGGTGCTGCTGGACCGGCTGCGGGCGGCAGACCGCCTGGACTTCTCCCGCGTCACCGTTGACGCCTCGCACGTGCAGGCCAAGCGGGGGCGAAGCAGCCCAAAAGTCGGCCCGAGCCCGGTTGACCGTGCACGGCCGGGCTCGAAGCACCACGTGTTGACCGACGCGCACGGCACCCCGCTGCGGGTGTCGTTGACGGGCGGGCACCGAAACGACGTCACCCAGCTCCTTCCGCTGGTCGACGGCCTGCCGCCGGTGCGGGGCAAGCGGGGCCGGCCCCGGCGCAAGCCCCGCACCTTGTATGCCGACCGTGGCTACGACCACGACATCTACCGCCGTCGGCTACGTGAGCGTGGCATCGTCCCGAAGATCGCCCGGCGCGGTCAGGCGCATGGCTCCGGCTTGGGCCGTGTGCGGTGGGTTGCCGAGTCCGCCATCGCCTGGCTCCACGGCCCTCGCCGCTTACGCACCCGCTGGGACGCCCGAGACGACATGCACGACGCCTTCCTGCAGCTCGCCCACTGCATGACCCTCGCCCGCAAGCACCCAGCATTCTGA